Proteins encoded in a region of the Dorea longicatena genome:
- a CDS encoding N-acetylmuramoyl-L-alanine amidase family protein, which produces MKKLKLAIYLLTLVFALTGCKKDVHVKTISEIKQMNKSQKQKSQKNKKRVKKSENTKLTGTESSPVPEDETTDNEQENQTVTDKKVIVLDPGHSAVVATGTEPLGPGSSEQKAADASGTRGISSGVPEYELTLNISVQLKEVLEQRGYQVVLTRESNNVPISCVQRAEVANNLNADVYVRIHANGSENSNAKGAMTICTTPNNPYNASIYGESKALSEAILDKYCEVTGCNKEYVWETDTMSGNNWSQVPVTIVEMGYMTNPEEDVLMQTAEYQQKMVQGIADGIDAYMENY; this is translated from the coding sequence ATGAAAAAGTTAAAACTGGCAATATATTTGCTGACCCTAGTTTTTGCATTAACTGGTTGTAAAAAGGACGTGCATGTGAAAACGATCAGTGAAATTAAACAGATGAATAAATCTCAAAAGCAAAAGAGTCAAAAGAACAAAAAAAGAGTTAAGAAGTCAGAGAATACAAAATTAACAGGAACAGAAAGTTCACCTGTACCGGAAGATGAAACAACGGATAACGAACAGGAAAATCAAACAGTAACGGATAAAAAAGTGATTGTTCTTGATCCGGGACATTCAGCAGTTGTAGCAACTGGGACAGAACCATTGGGACCCGGATCATCAGAACAAAAGGCAGCAGATGCCAGCGGGACGAGAGGTATTTCAAGTGGTGTGCCAGAATATGAGTTAACATTAAATATATCCGTTCAGTTGAAAGAAGTATTAGAACAACGAGGATATCAGGTGGTTTTAACAAGAGAATCTAATAATGTACCAATCAGTTGTGTACAACGTGCAGAAGTTGCAAATAATCTAAATGCCGATGTATATGTGCGGATTCATGCAAATGGTTCAGAAAACTCTAATGCGAAAGGAGCGATGACAATTTGTACAACACCAAATAATCCATATAATGCATCGATATATGGCGAAAGTAAAGCGTTATCAGAAGCAATTCTTGATAAATACTGTGAAGTTACTGGTTGCAATAAAGAATATGTATGGGAAACAGATACAATGAGCGGAAATAACTGGAGCCAGGTACCGGTAACGATTGTTGAAATGGGATATATGACAAATCCTGAGGAAGATGTTCTGATGCAGACAGCAGAATATCAACAAAAAATGGTGCAGGGGATTGCGGATGGAATAGATGCATATATGGAAAATTATTAA
- a CDS encoding AAA family ATPase, producing the protein MNNQLNFPVGISDFKKIRENDYYIDKSGLIKELLKRESAEVTLIIRPRRFGKTMGMGMLAHFLIYGPITGGYSMVLKLSTMKHCAVHG; encoded by the coding sequence GTGAACAATCAACTCAATTTCCCGGTAGGAATATCCGACTTCAAAAAAATCCGGGAAAATGACTACTACATAGATAAAAGCGGACTGATCAAAGAACTGTTAAAAAGAGAGTCTGCAGAAGTTACACTGATCATCCGTCCGAGACGCTTTGGAAAAACAATGGGGATGGGTATGCTTGCCCATTTTTTGATATACGGTCCGATAACAGGAGGTTATTCGATGGTCTTGAAATTATCTACGATGAAGCATTGTGCAGTGCATGGATGA
- a CDS encoding AAA family ATPase: MNQYPVVFLTLKDIDGLTFEDAYERLAVQISNLYKEHTYLLESERMDSDDRTLFKELKSGSAGKIQIGQSLHTMSTALKDNTPLRFAVITGCLKIAKESIFTGTNNFVPDNITDSRFNEYFGFTQEEVD, from the coding sequence ATGAATCAATATCCGGTCGTATTCCTGACGTTAAAAGACATTGATGGGCTGACTTTCGAAGATGCATATGAAAGACTGGCAGTTCAGATATCTAATTTGTACAAAGAACATACATATCTGTTGGAAAGTGAACGTATGGATTCGGATGACAGGACGCTTTTTAAAGAGTTAAAAAGTGGAAGTGCGGGAAAGATTCAGATAGGACAGTCCCTGCATACTATGAGTACGGCATTGAAAGATAATACGCCACTTCGGTTTGCGGTGATAACAGGTTGTCTGAAGATTGCAAAAGAAAGTATCTTCACAGGAACGAATAATTTTGTGCCTGATAATATTACGGATTCCAGATTCAATGAATATTTTGGATTTACACAGGAAGAAGTAGATTAG
- a CDS encoding phosphatase PAP2 family protein produces MKAIDKAKSFLKKYRHAWVLSYFLIYMPWFVYLEKRTNVRHYMIHSPIDNHIPFIEYFIVPYLVWFVFIAVTVAYFLIKDKWGFYRLCAFLFSGMTIFLIICTVFPNALNLRPTVFPRDNVFTDMVKVLYKTDTPTNVLPSIHVFNSIGVSIAISHSNDLKKHRWIQISAYILAVLIILSTMFLKQHSVTDVIAAVTMACIIYPFVYVTADKKAPKLSQQPT; encoded by the coding sequence ATGAAAGCCATTGATAAAGCAAAGAGTTTTTTGAAGAAGTACCGTCATGCATGGGTATTATCATACTTTCTGATCTATATGCCATGGTTTGTTTATCTGGAGAAGCGCACGAATGTACGTCATTACATGATACATTCCCCAATCGACAATCATATTCCGTTTATTGAATATTTTATCGTGCCGTATTTAGTGTGGTTTGTATTCATTGCCGTAACGGTAGCTTATTTCCTTATTAAGGATAAATGGGGATTTTACAGACTATGTGCTTTTTTATTTTCAGGTATGACGATTTTCCTGATCATATGCACGGTTTTCCCAAATGCATTAAATTTGAGACCAACTGTATTTCCACGCGATAATGTATTTACAGATATGGTAAAAGTCCTGTACAAGACAGACACACCGACGAACGTGCTTCCTAGTATCCACGTATTTAATTCCATCGGTGTCAGTATTGCTATTTCACACAGTAATGATCTTAAAAAGCACAGATGGATCCAGATCAGTGCCTATATTCTGGCAGTGCTCATTATCCTGTCTACAATGTTCTTAAAACAGCATTCCGTGACGGACGTGATTGCAGCTGTTACGATGGCATGTATTATTTATCCATTCGTGTATGTGACAGCGGATAAAAAAGCGCCGAAGCTTTCTCAGCAGCCGACGTAA
- a CDS encoding glycerophosphodiester phosphodiesterase — translation MRLLITGIIVFLILFYFYLIWPRLSRKRQIRPFLHTMFAHRGYHCIEKGIPENSIPSFRAAISHGYGIELDVHLTSDEKLVVFHDDDLSRICGRPETIESLPLKELQSCRLQNTNETIPLFTDVLSLVGGQVPLLIELKIPKSSLGICEKTWEILKNYNGPYMVQSFNTLGIWWFRRHVPHVLRGQLSSNLTADHLPEPWILTFVVKHLLGNVLGRPDFISYKLADLPMFEVWFLKYILHLPVAVWTLRTPDALKKGKRHYDMQIFEKKNTYY, via the coding sequence ATGCGTTTACTGATTACCGGAATTATTGTATTTCTTATATTATTTTACTTTTATCTGATCTGGCCGAGACTGTCTAGGAAACGACAGATCCGTCCATTTCTTCACACGATGTTCGCCCATCGTGGATATCATTGTATTGAAAAAGGGATTCCCGAAAATTCCATACCTTCTTTCCGTGCCGCTATCTCCCATGGATATGGGATCGAACTGGATGTCCATCTGACAAGCGACGAAAAACTTGTCGTATTCCATGATGACGACCTGTCTCGTATCTGTGGACGACCGGAAACCATTGAATCACTCCCTTTAAAAGAATTACAAAGCTGCCGGTTACAGAATACGAATGAGACTATCCCACTTTTCACCGATGTACTATCCCTGGTGGGCGGCCAGGTTCCGCTTCTGATCGAACTGAAGATTCCAAAGTCTTCTCTTGGCATCTGTGAAAAGACCTGGGAGATTCTTAAAAATTATAACGGACCTTATATGGTACAGTCTTTCAACACACTTGGTATCTGGTGGTTCCGCCGTCATGTACCCCATGTCTTAAGAGGTCAGCTTTCTTCCAACCTGACTGCCGACCATCTTCCGGAGCCATGGATCCTGACCTTTGTTGTAAAGCATCTGCTTGGTAATGTACTCGGACGGCCGGATTTTATTTCGTATAAGCTTGCAGACCTTCCGATGTTTGAAGTCTGGTTTTTAAAGTACATTCTGCATCTTCCGGTTGCAGTGTGGACTCTGCGGACACCTGATGCTTTAAAAAAGGGAAAACGGCATTATGATATGCAGATATTCGAGAAAAAGAACACTTACTATTAA
- a CDS encoding diacylglycerol/lipid kinase family protein, with protein sequence MYTFIANPNARSGRGILLWKQIEKILQEKEIEYKVLFTKYQHHATRLVHDLTSDSASHTIVVLGGDGTLNEVIDGIVYLDKVTLGYIPLGSGNDFARGLGLPTDIHGALEQILAPTHYTAMNVGVLDYENKHRRFAVSTGIGFDAAVCHQVMVTPLKAFLNRLKLGKLTYLGVALHKLFTLKPVTMTVTTENGETKTYEKVYFTAVMNLKYEGGGFNFCPAASGTDDRLDIITVAELPRLKVLCLLPTAFKGWHTRFHGIHLDTCTEVTVISDYPLPVHTDGEPVFLQSEIHVHLEKEKLRIITPC encoded by the coding sequence ATGTACACATTTATTGCCAATCCTAATGCCAGATCCGGCAGAGGGATTCTTCTCTGGAAACAGATTGAGAAGATCTTACAGGAAAAAGAAATTGAATATAAAGTTTTATTTACTAAATACCAGCATCATGCTACCAGACTGGTTCATGATCTTACCTCCGATAGCGCATCCCATACGATCGTTGTACTGGGAGGCGATGGTACTTTGAATGAAGTGATCGACGGAATCGTATATCTCGATAAGGTAACACTCGGATATATTCCGCTTGGATCCGGCAATGACTTTGCCAGAGGCCTTGGTCTTCCAACGGATATTCACGGTGCCCTGGAGCAGATTCTTGCCCCAACGCATTACACCGCCATGAATGTAGGTGTACTTGATTACGAGAATAAGCACCGAAGATTCGCTGTAAGTACCGGAATTGGCTTCGATGCTGCAGTCTGTCATCAGGTGATGGTCACACCGCTTAAGGCTTTCCTCAACCGGCTGAAGCTCGGAAAGCTTACATATCTTGGTGTTGCCCTTCATAAACTGTTCACATTAAAACCAGTCACTATGACGGTCACAACCGAAAATGGTGAGACAAAAACATATGAAAAAGTATATTTCACAGCTGTTATGAATCTGAAATATGAAGGTGGCGGTTTTAACTTCTGTCCTGCTGCCAGTGGTACAGATGACAGGTTAGATATCATTACCGTAGCAGAATTACCGAGACTTAAAGTTCTTTGTCTGCTGCCAACGGCCTTCAAAGGATGGCACACACGTTTCCATGGAATCCATCTTGATACCTGCACAGAAGTGACTGTCATAAGCGATTACCCACTGCCTGTACATACAGACGGCGAGCCCGTCTTTTTACAATCTGAGATCCACGTACATCTGGAGAAAGAAAAGTTACGTATTATTACACCTTGTTAA
- a CDS encoding TetR/AcrR family transcriptional regulator — MNQETQGLSKQQIKSRETRAKIFQAAKRILQKQGYEQLSIKNICEEAGVSNGSFYHHFKTKDDLLSYYIEEQPSMDPDLLELPSSAAETKEAIISVYLNYVHYCEELGVEFMANYYTPKNQSLNPLIRTERPYPIVTVHDYLKRVIESGIISPSADLEDITTDIRMIVIGNVFEWCLKSGDADFEGNMRRSLTTYLNGLF; from the coding sequence ATGAATCAGGAAACACAGGGACTCTCAAAACAACAAATCAAATCCAGAGAAACACGCGCCAAGATCTTCCAAGCAGCCAAACGCATTCTGCAAAAGCAGGGCTATGAACAACTGTCAATCAAAAATATCTGCGAAGAAGCAGGCGTTTCCAACGGAAGTTTTTATCACCATTTTAAGACGAAAGATGATCTTCTTTCTTATTATATAGAAGAACAGCCAAGTATGGATCCGGATCTTCTTGAACTTCCGTCCAGTGCTGCTGAGACAAAAGAAGCAATCATCTCAGTTTATTTAAATTATGTTCACTACTGCGAAGAGCTCGGAGTGGAATTCATGGCCAATTATTATACACCTAAGAATCAGTCCCTGAATCCTTTGATCCGTACAGAAAGACCATACCCGATCGTTACCGTTCATGATTATCTGAAGCGTGTGATCGAATCCGGAATCATTTCCCCATCGGCAGACCTTGAGGATATTACAACTGACATCCGTATGATCGTAATCGGAAATGTATTCGAATGGTGCTTAAAAAGCGGCGATGCTGATTTTGAAGGTAATATGCGTCGGTCCCTTACTACTTATCTGAACGGATTATTCTAA
- a CDS encoding Tex family protein translates to MDINQVITGELGVKRWQVDAAVKLIDEGNTIPFIARYRKEVTGTLDDAQLRTLHERLMYLRNLEEKKEQVLASIEEQGKLTEELKKQILAAETMVVVEDLYRPYRPKRRTRAMIAKEKGLEPLAALITLQKAEKPIEVYAEEYVNPEKEVKSVKEAIDGAKDIIAESVSDEADYRSWIRKATVQHGKVISQAKDEKAESVYEMYYDFEEPVTKLAGHRVLALNRGEKEKFLTVKIEAPQDDILRYLEKKMIHSDNPHTTPILKEVAEDSYKRLIAPAIEREIRSDLTEKAEDGAISVFKKNLHQLLMQPPIVGQTVLGWDPAFRTGCKLAVVDPTGKVIGTTVIYPTAPTTPKKIQASKDLLKKIIAKYNITLISVGNGTASRESEQFIVELLKEIPQKVQYVIVNEAGASVYSASKLASEEFPKFDVGQRSATSIARRLQDPLAELVKIDPKSIGVGQYQHDMNQKKLSEALSGVVEDCVNKVGVDLNTASAPLLSYISGISGAIAKSIVAYREENGRFTDRKQLLKVAKLGPKAFEQCAGFMRIQNGTNPLDGTSVHPESYEAAEKLLKKQGFSLEDISGGKLAGLSLTIKDYARLAKELEIGEITLRDIVKELEKPGRDPRDEMPKPILRTDVLDMKDLKEGMILKGTVRNVIDFGVFVDIGVHQDGLVHISEITDKKFIKHPLEVVSVGDIVDVKVMSVDLKKKRIQLTMKGIS, encoded by the coding sequence ATGGATATTAATCAGGTGATTACCGGAGAACTTGGTGTCAAGAGATGGCAGGTAGATGCTGCGGTAAAATTAATTGATGAAGGCAATACGATTCCGTTTATCGCAAGATATAGAAAAGAAGTTACAGGAACATTGGACGATGCACAACTGCGGACACTGCATGAAAGACTGATGTACCTGCGTAATCTGGAAGAAAAGAAAGAACAGGTTCTGGCAAGTATCGAAGAACAGGGAAAGCTTACCGAAGAACTGAAAAAGCAGATCCTGGCAGCAGAGACAATGGTAGTGGTAGAAGATCTTTACCGCCCATACCGGCCGAAACGCCGGACACGTGCCATGATTGCAAAAGAGAAGGGACTGGAACCGCTTGCAGCACTTATCACACTTCAGAAAGCGGAGAAACCGATAGAAGTGTATGCAGAAGAATATGTGAATCCGGAGAAAGAAGTAAAATCCGTAAAAGAAGCAATTGACGGAGCAAAAGATATCATCGCCGAATCGGTATCGGATGAGGCAGATTACAGAAGCTGGATCCGTAAAGCAACCGTACAGCACGGAAAAGTAATTTCACAGGCAAAAGACGAAAAAGCAGAGTCGGTATACGAGATGTACTATGATTTTGAAGAGCCGGTGACAAAGCTTGCAGGCCACAGAGTGCTTGCACTGAACCGCGGGGAGAAAGAAAAGTTCCTTACAGTAAAGATCGAAGCACCGCAGGATGACATCTTAAGATATCTGGAAAAGAAGATGATCCACAGTGATAACCCGCATACCACACCGATTTTAAAAGAAGTAGCAGAAGACAGCTATAAGCGTCTGATTGCACCGGCAATCGAGCGTGAGATCCGAAGCGACCTGACAGAGAAGGCAGAAGACGGGGCAATCAGCGTATTTAAGAAGAACCTGCACCAGCTTCTGATGCAGCCTCCGATTGTAGGACAGACTGTACTTGGCTGGGATCCTGCATTCCGTACCGGATGTAAGCTTGCAGTTGTAGATCCGACCGGTAAAGTGATCGGAACGACAGTGATCTACCCGACAGCGCCGACGACACCGAAGAAAATCCAGGCGTCCAAAGACCTGCTGAAGAAGATTATTGCAAAATATAACATTACACTGATCTCCGTAGGAAATGGTACTGCATCCAGAGAGTCTGAGCAGTTCATTGTAGAACTGTTAAAAGAGATCCCGCAGAAAGTGCAGTATGTAATCGTAAATGAAGCAGGAGCTTCCGTGTATTCTGCAAGTAAGCTCGCATCAGAAGAATTTCCGAAATTTGATGTGGGACAGAGAAGTGCGACGTCTATTGCAAGAAGACTGCAGGATCCGCTGGCAGAGCTTGTAAAGATTGATCCGAAATCCATTGGTGTCGGACAGTATCAGCATGATATGAACCAGAAGAAATTAAGCGAAGCCTTATCCGGAGTTGTCGAAGATTGTGTAAATAAAGTCGGAGTTGACCTGAATACAGCATCCGCACCGTTACTTTCTTATATTTCAGGTATTTCCGGTGCGATTGCTAAGAGCATTGTGGCATACAGAGAAGAAAACGGAAGATTCACAGACAGAAAACAGCTTCTGAAGGTTGCAAAGCTTGGACCAAAGGCGTTCGAACAATGTGCCGGATTCATGAGAATACAGAACGGTACGAATCCGTTAGACGGAACCAGTGTACATCCGGAGTCTTATGAAGCTGCAGAAAAACTTCTGAAGAAACAGGGATTTTCACTGGAAGACATCAGCGGAGGAAAGCTTGCCGGACTTTCTCTTACGATCAAAGACTATGCAAGACTTGCAAAAGAACTGGAGATCGGAGAGATCACCCTCCGGGATATTGTGAAAGAACTGGAAAAACCGGGACGTGACCCGCGTGATGAGATGCCGAAACCGATCTTAAGAACAGATGTCTTAGATATGAAAGACTTAAAAGAAGGCATGATCCTTAAAGGAACCGTAAGAAATGTCATTGACTTTGGTGTGTTTGTAGATATCGGAGTGCACCAGGACGGACTGGTACACATTTCCGAGATTACGGATAAGAAATTCATTAAGCATCCGCTGGAAGTGGTAAGTGTTGGCGATATCGTGGATGTAAAAGTGATGAGCGTGGATCTTAAGAAGAAGAGAATCCAGCTTACGATGAAAGGAATTTCATAA
- a CDS encoding YitT family protein — MKKSWGKTIKTILGVLVGNLVLSFAVAAFTVPNGIIMGGATGIGLTISHYFPVNLSLIILAINAVLFVLGAVFLGKKFALTTIISSFIYPIFLSMVQSIPGIDKVTENNAMLAALYGGVLLGIGIGLVVRVGASTGGTDILALVLHKWFHVPVAVFLYIVDFSVLGLQMLFSDSEQILYGILNLFLSTVVLNRVMLLGKSQIQLFIISDKYREIRQKVLTDIDAGVTMVDIETGYGEQKQQGVLCVIHSRKLYSVKEAIQEIDPKAFITITQINEVRGRGFTMEKLRYDELNQNKNGNMG, encoded by the coding sequence ATGAAAAAAAGTTGGGGAAAAACAATCAAAACTATTCTGGGTGTGCTGGTCGGTAATCTTGTACTGTCATTTGCTGTGGCTGCGTTTACCGTGCCAAATGGGATCATCATGGGAGGTGCAACCGGTATCGGTCTTACGATCAGCCATTATTTTCCGGTGAACCTGTCGCTGATCATTTTGGCAATCAATGCGGTGCTGTTCGTTCTCGGTGCAGTATTTCTGGGAAAGAAGTTTGCATTGACAACGATCATCAGTTCTTTTATTTATCCAATATTCCTGTCGATGGTACAGTCCATTCCGGGAATAGACAAAGTGACGGAGAATAATGCTATGCTTGCGGCATTATATGGAGGGGTCCTTCTTGGAATCGGTATCGGATTGGTGGTAAGAGTAGGTGCATCTACCGGTGGAACCGATATACTGGCACTTGTGTTACATAAATGGTTCCATGTCCCGGTAGCGGTATTTTTGTATATTGTAGATTTTTCGGTGCTGGGACTTCAGATGTTGTTTTCAGATTCGGAACAGATACTGTATGGTATTCTGAATTTATTTTTAAGTACGGTTGTGCTGAACCGGGTGATGCTTCTTGGAAAGTCACAGATCCAGTTATTTATAATTTCGGACAAATACAGAGAAATCCGTCAGAAAGTCTTAACGGATATTGATGCCGGAGTGACAATGGTAGACATCGAGACCGGTTATGGAGAACAGAAGCAGCAGGGCGTATTATGTGTCATCCACAGCAGAAAGCTGTATTCTGTAAAAGAGGCAATTCAGGAGATTGATCCGAAAGCATTTATCACGATCACGCAGATCAATGAGGTAAGAGGACGTGGATTTACAATGGAAAAGCTGCGTTACGACGAATTGAATCAAAACAAGAATGGAAATATGGGTTAA
- the ptsP gene encoding phosphoenolpyruvate--protein phosphotransferase, with protein MEKYTGKSIFKGIAIGKILFYQKGEQPVKRVKIEDTAEQIKRYEDARAKAAEQLQGLYEKALKEVGEANAAVFEVHQMMLEDDDYIDSVVNIIETQQVNAEFAVATTGDNFAKMFAEMEDDYFKARAADVKDISERMVNILSGNESGGALGDEPVIVVAEDLAPSETVQMDKEKLLAFVTRLGSANSHTAILARTMNIPALIEVDIKEEWNGKMAVVDGYTGTFYIDPDEDILKKMQEKKEEDIKARELLQELKGKEDVTVDGKHIKLYANIGGVKDVASVLANDAAGIGLFRSEFLYLEADNYPDEEAQFQAYKTVAENMAGKKVIVRTLDIGADKQVDYFNLDHEENPAMGYRAIRICLDRRDIFRTQLRALLRASAYGNIGIMYPMIISVDEVKEIKKIVESIKTELTEKGIEYGEVEQGIMIETPAAVMISDLLAEEVDFFSIGTNDLTQYTLAIDRQNSKLDNIYDSHHPAVLRMIQKTIENGHKAGCWVGICGELGADMTLTETFLKMGIDELSVSPTFVLPIRKLIREMSTK; from the coding sequence ATGGAGAAATATACTGGCAAATCAATATTTAAAGGAATTGCAATTGGAAAAATATTGTTCTACCAGAAGGGAGAACAGCCTGTAAAACGTGTGAAAATAGAGGATACTGCAGAACAGATCAAACGTTACGAGGATGCACGTGCAAAGGCAGCAGAGCAGTTACAGGGACTGTACGAAAAAGCATTAAAAGAAGTCGGAGAAGCGAATGCTGCTGTATTTGAAGTACATCAGATGATGCTGGAAGATGATGATTATATTGATTCTGTTGTTAATATCATCGAGACACAGCAGGTAAACGCAGAATTTGCCGTTGCTACAACAGGAGATAACTTTGCGAAGATGTTTGCAGAGATGGAAGATGATTATTTCAAAGCAAGAGCAGCAGATGTAAAAGATATCTCGGAACGTATGGTAAATATCTTAAGTGGGAACGAAAGCGGTGGAGCCCTCGGTGATGAACCAGTGATCGTTGTGGCAGAAGACCTTGCACCGAGTGAGACTGTCCAGATGGACAAAGAGAAACTTCTTGCATTCGTAACCAGACTTGGATCTGCAAACTCACATACTGCAATCCTTGCAAGAACCATGAACATTCCGGCATTGATCGAAGTAGATATCAAAGAAGAATGGAATGGAAAGATGGCAGTCGTAGACGGCTACACAGGAACATTCTACATTGATCCGGACGAAGATATCTTAAAGAAAATGCAGGAAAAGAAAGAAGAAGACATCAAAGCAAGAGAACTTCTTCAGGAATTAAAGGGAAAAGAAGACGTAACTGTAGATGGAAAACACATCAAATTATATGCAAATATCGGTGGCGTAAAAGACGTTGCAAGCGTACTTGCCAATGATGCAGCCGGAATCGGTCTGTTCAGAAGTGAGTTCTTATATCTGGAAGCAGATAACTATCCGGATGAAGAAGCACAGTTCCAGGCATACAAGACGGTTGCAGAGAACATGGCAGGAAAGAAAGTAATCGTGCGTACACTGGATATCGGTGCAGACAAGCAGGTAGATTACTTCAACCTTGATCATGAAGAAAATCCGGCCATGGGATACCGTGCGATCCGTATCTGCCTGGATAGAAGAGATATCTTCCGTACACAGCTTCGCGCACTTCTCCGTGCAAGTGCATATGGTAACATCGGAATTATGTACCCGATGATCATCTCTGTAGATGAAGTAAAAGAGATTAAGAAAATCGTAGAGTCTATCAAGACAGAACTGACAGAAAAAGGAATCGAGTACGGTGAAGTTGAACAGGGTATTATGATCGAGACACCGGCAGCAGTGATGATCAGCGATCTTCTGGCAGAGGAAGTTGACTTCTTCAGTATCGGAACAAACGACCTGACTCAGTATACACTGGCAATTGACAGACAGAACAGCAAACTTGACAACATTTATGATTCACATCATCCGGCAGTGCTCCGCATGATCCAGAAGACGATCGAAAACGGACACAAAGCAGGATGCTGGGTTGGTATCTGCGGAGAACTTGGAGCAGATATGACTCTGACAGAGACATTCCTTAAGATGGGAATCGATGAATTGTCTGTATCTCCGACATTTGTTCTTCCAATCAGAAAACTGATCCGTGAGATGAGCACAAAATAA
- a CDS encoding ECF transporter S component produces the protein MSTKVMTRQNEKNRNKIRTMAQIGMLSAIATVLMLFEIPLPFAPSFYEIDFSEVPILIGSFAMGPLAGAAIELIKILLNFAINGTMTAGVGEIANFLIGCSLVVPAALIYHKKHTRTGAVAGMAAGTVFMTVVGCFLNAFVLLPAYAKAFGMPIDGLVGMGTAVNKHITDLKTFVILAVGPFNLLKGVLVSLIVLLVYKKISPILKMNA, from the coding sequence ATGAGTACAAAAGTAATGACAAGACAAAATGAAAAGAACAGAAACAAAATCAGGACAATGGCACAGATTGGTATGTTATCGGCAATCGCAACAGTATTGATGTTGTTCGAAATTCCGCTTCCGTTCGCTCCGTCCTTCTATGAGATAGATTTCAGCGAAGTACCGATTCTGATCGGAAGTTTTGCAATGGGACCACTCGCCGGAGCGGCAATAGAACTTATCAAGATCTTACTGAACTTTGCAATCAACGGAACTATGACAGCGGGAGTCGGAGAAATTGCAAACTTCCTGATTGGCTGTTCACTGGTTGTGCCGGCCGCATTGATCTACCATAAGAAACATACCAGAACCGGAGCAGTAGCCGGAATGGCAGCGGGAACCGTATTCATGACAGTAGTCGGATGTTTCCTGAATGCCTTCGTATTACTACCGGCATATGCCAAAGCATTCGGTATGCCGATCGACGGACTGGTTGGAATGGGAACGGCTGTGAATAAGCATATTACAGACCTTAAAACATTCGTGATACTGGCAGTTGGACCGTTCAATCTGCTGAAAGGTGTGTTGGTGTCTTTGATCGTGTTACTGGTTTATAAGAAGATTAGTCCGATATTGAAGATGAATGCGTAG
- a CDS encoding VOC family protein, translating into MKFTFYHNNINVADLDKSIEFYKKALGLKITKETEAADGSFKLVFMGDDTTPHKLELTWLRDMDRPYDLGDNEIHLAMQTDDMDAALAFHKEMNCVCFENPEMGIYFINDPDGYWVEICPAE; encoded by the coding sequence ATGAAATTCACATTTTATCACAATAACATTAACGTTGCTGATCTTGACAAGTCTATCGAATTCTACAAGAAAGCACTTGGACTTAAGATTACAAAAGAGACAGAAGCTGCCGACGGAAGCTTCAAGCTGGTATTCATGGGAGATGATACCACCCCGCACAAATTAGAGCTCACATGGCTGCGCGATATGGACAGACCTTATGATCTCGGAGACAATGAGATTCATCTGGCAATGCAGACAGATGATATGGACGCGGCACTGGCATTCCATAAAGAGATGAATTGCGTCTGTTTTGAGAATCCGGAGATGGGTATTTATTTCATTAATGATCCGGATGGGTATTGGGTGGAGATTTGTCCGGCGGAGTAA